A single window of Laspinema palackyanum D2c DNA harbors:
- a CDS encoding DUF2281 domain-containing protein: MRSKTTGQRENLIASINTLPDEMLNELASFIEYLRYKTVQQQRTPP, translated from the coding sequence ATGAGGTCTAAAACAACAGGACAACGGGAAAACTTGATTGCCTCAATCAATACCCTGCCCGATGAAATGCTGAATGAGCTTGCCAGTTTTATTGAATACCTACGCTATAAAACAGTCCAGCAGCAGAGGACCCCACCCTAA